The Brienomyrus brachyistius isolate T26 chromosome 9, BBRACH_0.4, whole genome shotgun sequence genome contains the following window.
gggtccggagcctatcccggaagcaatgggcacgaggcagggaacaacccaggatggggggccagcccatcgcagggcacactcacacaccattcactctcacatacacacctatgggcaatttagcaagttcaattagcctcagcatatttttggactgtggggggaaaccggagtacccggaggaaaccccacgacgacatggggagaacatgcaaacaacaCATacgtgtgacccaggtggagactcgaacccgggtgccaggggtatgaggcaacagcgctaaccactgcaccaccatgccgccccaaaagTGAAATCACACCAAAATATTTGTGCAAGTATCCAACAACATTCTGACCAAAAAGTACTAATGGACCCCAAGTAATGCTCACTGCAATCATTATAGTCCCTGAATCCAGTAATTCTGGGTTCCTCATCTCTGGAGTGGACAAGGTATTGGTTTGCTTTCAGGCATAATATGGACACTTTTCTTATAATGGCAGATGGGTAATAAGGAACTTTGATGGTCAGTATCACCTATTATGTATTACTTATATGGTATTGATTCTCAATCCAGTCCTTAGGCCACTccagccagtccacatttttcttCCTAGATCACCTACATGCCTAAACTAGGTACTCAAGGACTGTAGAACTGTTTGGAAAGTAAAGTCAAGTGCATAAGTAGTTGAATAGAACAAAAATATAGACTGGCTGTGGTTCAGAAGATAAGTATTGGAATAGCCAAGCCAAATAAACCATTTACACTGTAGGTGGAAAACAGCAAACCCTATAACTGCAAAACTAAAATCAAATCCCTTTGCTGGAGCAGATAGGTAGACTAAGAGAAGTGTTACTGtgtaaaacagactgcagaGGGAGAAGGGACACTGGCACAATCACAAAAAAATGATAGCAACATCAATTATGCTACATCATAGTTGATGAGTGGCGGGTCTTTTGACGACCTTCCATGACACAGGAAGCATCTCCACTGGATATTAATATACCATGCAAACGTCAATGTAAAATCTTATCTGTTACCATTCCAGTTACACAGTGTACACTGATTTTAAAAGTCATCCCATTCATGCCTTTAAGTAAACTCTGATATGCTGATATCAGTTTGCAGGCCCCTGTAAGTCTGGGGAGTGCAAGACACAGGGGTGACAGTAGAGGACTAACAGAAATCCTGAAACACATAACCTAGGCTCTTTTGTGCAACTACTAATTCAGAAAATTAAATTGGTTTTATTAACCATTTATACCACCCAAAATGGTAATGATGATTATCTCTTCTCTCATGTTCATTTAGTTAGACTGGTGTCAGCCAGTCTGGTGTCGGCCCGGTTTTCTATGTGCacacgagcacacacacacacacatgcacgcactccTAAAAGCCACTCCCTGGATGTCTCAGTCCTAGCTGCTAGTAATTAGAAAAGATTGCAGGATGTCAATTAGTGTTATCGGTGGATGGGAAGGCTGTAGCTAGCGAAACTCTCGCATGGTCACGTAGTGCAGTAAAGGCTGTATAATGATTTATAATGCCTGGAAATCCACCTTCAAACAAATATTATAGAAGGAACTGTGTATGCCATCTCTGAGCGTTGCAGGTTGGGGGAAGGGGGAGGAACTGAAGGGAaggaaaatgaaataaacagaAGAAATCCCAAAACAAAATTTTTAATGAGGTGGCAACATCATACAAGTCACATAGAtatgaaataaattaattaattcaatTTGTGCATAATAGTTTGTGGAAGAAGGTAGTGAGTATGTGACTGTGAAGTGAATTTTCCTGGAATCTTCTTgcatataaaaacataaatatgAATGAACACTAGCAATAATAAACCAGTTTAACCAGATTATGCCAGTATATTGCAGATTAGATTTATGGGGAAAATCTGTCCATTTTGTATTCGCTTGCACAAACATTAAAAGTATACAAAATACAGTTCTAGaagtagaaaataaacactCAGTAGAACCATTCATGAAACTTATTTTGAAATGGTACCACtatttttgcattgtttctTTGCTGGTATAAATCATCACAGGGGGACAGATATCTTAACGATGTGTTTAAAAGACAAGCTTGATGTTTTTTTGTAGTAACATCCTTTACGGAAATATGACAATAGTgatgtttgtgtttatttatgCACTGTTTACAGTGTTTATGTGCCAGTCCAGTACAATGAATTATATTACAATTATAACACAAAACGTTCTTGCTTTTCCCTATGTTAACAATAAAAGCTTAAGTTGTCCCAAAATTTGCTAACAAAAACATACTAACACTTGTAAAAGGAGTgcccctgccttgttccctgtgctgcctggcacGTGTTCTTAGTGCTGAATAATCACTAACAAAACTGATGGCACAAAACCTTCCCTACTTGACAGAAACATAGGTATAAGGacataagaaatttaaaaatgagAGTAGGCCATTCGgctcatcaagctcatttggggagaacttgctctcgctgtgtaaagaagtgcttcttcaaattcattttaaaacgttctcccactaattctggtatttaaactaatattgaaatagtcatttacctgaacagcatccagatctGTTAGTATcctatatacctggatcatgtcccccattagtctcctttgctcaaggataaacagattcagctcagctagcttctcctcataagaccttcctctaagaccaggaatcattctcgcaGTCCTACGTtgtaccctttccaaggcagcaatgtccttattaagatatggtgaccaaacctgcacacataattttaggtggggtcttaccaaggaattatataatcgtagcatcacttccctagCCTTAAACTCCACATACCTACACTGTAgagatgtacatgtagagatgtaacccaacatcctattgactttttattgcttccccacactggtgagagtgggacatggaagcatcaacatacacactgaggtctttctcactatcagctacctttattttagtggaacccataaaatatatgTACTTCATATTTCTGTTCCCTGCatagattaccttacatttatctatgttaatatgattaatgtaaattaggaacaatagtggtcctaaaactgAACCCTGCGGTAACCCACTATGAatacaggcccactgtgacattgtgctcctaataactactcgctgccagttttcgatccaaattgctacagttcctaaaatccctgcagctctgagcttaagcaagagctgttTGTGGAGAACAACATCAAagaccttctggaaatctaagtagatcacatcgtaggcctttttgtgaacAATTTCTCttatagcttcctcaaagaattcaagtagattagttaaacaggatctacctctcctaaataaATGTTAGCCATCCCTCAGAATgctctatataaataaaactgaattattttaatccaggtaatctatcattttcatATTTAACAATTATTGGTGATTTTATGTTCGCTgaagtttctgctttttaacaactgtataaagtaatgtttttGTTATATAAATCAATTAGAAATGTACGTTTTCAGGCTTGCTAAATCTCAAGAATTTGGCATGatgctttcagactcacgcaggaaatcCTAATGCAAATCTAtagtattccattataaacctaaaattagctacatcaaaagtgtatttacacggttaaatacaaaagcaaactatttacaaggtaaggactgttacatatgtgtgcagacatctaattgaaaatctcacttcaGACAGCTGGTCGAAGTTCTGTGTTATGTGACAATAAATATTGTCAAAAAGtttttgaattgtactgaattaatTTGATTTGACATTCAGGTATTGATTAGATGCAATGCTGATACAACTAATAGGCtacttaaatatatatcacactaaatagttagacattatgATCTTCTGGACTTTTCCAAAATTTTTATTTGCATTGTTAGGTCTAAGATGAGTTACTGGGGGGTGGAAGCATGGGTGGTATGATAACATGGCATCTGCTTGGGACAATATGGTGTCTAACAGCTTTGTTCATGTTGTTCAGTGTTTgggagtcattgtgttcaagcCAACACAACAGTCCACAgtgcttattttttttaattctggcTCCCGTGTTATACAAGTGAgtcttttttcttcttctttaatggaggaaaaatatatcaaaatatatCAAAAAGCAAACTGAGCCATCtctatacagtatatgtttGAAATAACATCTAAATTAATTTTAGTTTTTACAGTGATGCACTAAAAAAAGTTAAGTTGATTAAAACAAGACAGGTTTACAGATTTATTACTGTATACCTTTCGATGCACTATTGCTCCACACCCCTATTAGGATCACCCAAACATATGTATCACTCTCATAATCTCACTATAGCATTTCTCATTCACATTTTACTTTAGATacataaaattaatattaaacaaaatacaCCTGTCATTATGTATGATTGAATCAGATAAATCATTCACATTATTAAAGTTCaacatatgcagtatacagTTCTATTTTTTCCTATTACAATGTTTATTAATGCCACTATTTCCTTCATTTGTTTATTCTTAATCCAAGACTCTCAATCCAATTTAAAGGACGTTCCTTTCATTTCCTCCTTTAGGATTGTTGTAAATTTTCCATCCTGTTCTGGGCTAAAATGGTTCTTCCAATCGCCAGCAATTCCTAAACACAGAGAGAAAAAATCTATTACAGAAGTTAAAtacagggcggcatggtggtgtagtggttagcactgttgccgcatatctctgggacccgggtttgagtctgagtaacatgtgtgtggagtttcctctgggtactccagtttccctcccacaatccaaagcCATGCTGAGGTTAGTTGGAGTTACTAAGTTGTCcattggtgtgcatgtgtgagtgaatggtgtgtgagtgtgtcctagaatgggctggccccccatcctgggttgttccccacctcatgcccatagcttctgggataggctccagaagaATAAGCAgttcggaaaatggatggatagaagttAAATACAGAGTACATACAATTCATTACCAGCTATATTAGAATTTTAAGAATGAATTTTTAGAATTAACCTTTGACTTGTATATTCAAGAATATTGTATATTATAGAATATTCAGTTCATGTTCTTTCTATTGCTATATTCTAATAACAATCTGTGTAatgtgttactgttaatttccATATTGTAATGAAACATAGTAAACTGCCAAGATAaaaagctttaaacattttcttgaaCTGCCTAAGGCAGGACTATATATAATACTTAAGTGTCATCTTCCTATACCTTTCCTCATGAAGGATGACTTGCTGCTGTTCATAATGTCTTGTGGCACCAGAGAGTAATTTGACATAATGTTGTTTTTCATGCTGCTGAAGGAGCAGTGCATGGCCACTTTCTGTAATATCTCTGGAGTGTGTTCCCTTCCCAGGAACTGTGACATTTTGACAAGTGCTCCTGTTAGATCCTACAGTAAATGAGAAATTCACAACAGTTCAACAAAGAAAACATGTCAAGGTGACTAGCTCAAAGAACAGTGACTCTTATATGATCTGTTTCTATGATTACAGTTCCCCTCAGTATCTGAACAAGACTTCTCCGCATGATTTGTTACAACACATAGCCGACATGTAAGTATTTAATGACACAAAGTTTTAACAACAGAGTACAATGAAGAAGCTGTCAAGCTATATAGAAATATACACTGACTCACAATAAATTGCACAAAACATCACACAATGCTGTTTTCTGAATGAAATTGACTAAGACTAATACATAGGACTAAGCCACAACAGCCTAAACAAGCAaagtaaattaaatataaaacaaagggACATGGGGATTTTAGGCAATAGTGGGGGCactgaccttcaccaaatcttCATAATTTATGTATAAAATTCTGTCGCCCAAATCAGTGTTCCTCCAGCTTTTTACGTGATCTGTCCACTTTCCAAACATCACTataaaattgaaaaaataaatatatgcacTATGTAAAACACAATGTCAatgattattatcattatatagTGGTGTCTTCCTCTCTCACCTTGTCCAGAAAGAAACTTGTCCAGGAATTCATCAAAAGTTCCCGGATCATCAAGAAAGCTCGCCATCTTGTGGAAGTAAAAAGATGACACCGCTACATCCTTTGGATTGCGGGTGACGTAAATGACCTGATAACGAAAGAAGTgctcttttaaaatatatgtaaGATATATTAAACGGTGAGACAAAGTGAAGATTTCGCACCAAACAGATATATACCTACCTTGGCTTTGGAGGTGAAAAATGTGCGAGGCATTAGATTATACGGCAGGTGAGAGACCATAGTGCGCGGAAGGGTTTGATTTTTCAGAACCAGCGCAGCCCTGGTCTCCTCTAACCAAGGAACCCGATCCCAGTTTGGTATAGTCTTAACTGGTGTTAGGTCTCCTCCATTTAGAAGCAGCGGGAGAATCTCTTGCATCCATGTGGTACCTGGAAGTTTTGTCATATGTATCAGttagtttttttctctctttctctctctctctctctctctctctctctctcacacacacacacacacacacaaacacagaggtttgtaattatatctttgtggggactctccattcatttctatggaaaaaaacTCTAATCCAGATATAGCAGACAActcctacccagtcctaaccttaaccataagtaaccaaacaatatACAATAATTTTGGCATTTATAGGTTTTTAACTGTAGTAACAGAATTTATAAAGTTAGAGTTTCATCTTGTGGGGAGTGGAAAAATATCCCCACacggtcaaaataacaggttttttcaTTTGGTGGGTAAAACATACATCCCACTATTCACACAGGCATATATAGGCCAATATATCTCAACAGTCTGAGTCTGAAGGAGACACATACTTAGAATTTTTGATTCTTGTCGGAGCAAGCAAGGGATTATGTTGGATTATAGCAAATGGCTTCGAGCCAACTCTAggttgagggaaaaaaaagttatatTTGAGCCAATATGGATACTTTTAAGACAACAAAATATTCGCTCCACCTAATTaccgtttatttattttgtagtaTGCATGCTTATGTAATGGGATTAAGCGTATAGACATAAAATAAATTTTGCTTGCATTTTTCATAATATATCGTGCGCCAACAGCTATTATAGGTGCGATAGATCGAAATGCATATTTTATCATCTATTTTACGGTTTCTGTTTACTGATGAAACACCTTTTCAGATGTGAAATAAGTAGGCCGTGGATGTTAGTTTTGTCTTACCGGACTTCGGGTATGTCAGTACAAAAATATCATCATCTCGAATTTGCAATTCCGCAGCGTATTTCAGACTGTCTTCATTGTGAGTCTCTTTTGGAAGTAAAAGCCCATGATAAACCAAATATTTCCCATCGTCGTTCATGTTGAAAATCGGATTGAAGGTCTTGCTCTGTCTGCTTTACCGATCTAGCTCACGATTATAAAGGCAGGGGCACGAAAGCAACTTCCTCTGTATTCATAAAAAACAGCGTCACAACTCCGTTTGTCCAAAGTAAGTTTCGTCCCATTGGCTAGTCTGAAAACCCCTCGAATATCCCACTTCTAAAAAATGCGAAAACGTCAAATAACCcttttttcattgttttccgAAATCGTAATTTTAAAGTTTGTTGATTAGTAGAAACTTTTCATACAGCTTGTTTTTCCTGTACTTTTCCACAGCCCTACGTTTTACCAAATTTTAAAGTCTAGACGTTAAAAGGTTTCAAAACTGATGAATGGCTCGTTTCAGAGTAATGGCAGACTAGAATTGCTTGCCTTCTTacttgcttctctgcagtggacGTTCCTCGTGTAACCAACGTTTTATCCGTGCCACTTTTTCTTTGAAGTGGAAAACAATGTCACAGAAGTTGCGGGGCTCACACAGTTGATATATGATCAAGTGACACATTTTACCCATAATCTATTTAATTTTTCGTTTTCTTTTAAATCATGTTTCACAATTTCTCTGCACCTGTAAAACAGCTTGTCACACAACCAATTACACTTGAAAAGTGATTTTATTGTAAACATCACTGATTCAAGGAATGAAGTGAATCCATACATGCATTCAGTAACTTTACTGATAATATTGTTTGTCATGCAGCACATAACTTCTACATGTCAGTGGTATGTGCTGGTAACAATTTTTGTCAAAACAATCCCACGTATCTTTTAAATACGCATACCATACGCAGCAGCCGTGTGATACAGTCCTCTCGTAACCATCATCAAAATTACCTGCCATTGCATGACAGTAACTGTTCTGTTCTTTTGTACCAAACGGGATACCTTTTGTCCACATCTTGGATCGACGAGTCTTGGCTGCCCAACACCCCATCAGCAGTTTGTGGCTTTTCCCTCATCAGACTACTCTCTGTAGGTACACACCACAGCTGACCGTAAGCACCCCACAAGTCTTGCTGTTTCAGAGATGCTTTGATCCAGTCACCTGGCCATAACGATTTAgtccttgtcaaagtcactcagatctttatCCCGGTTAATTTCTTCTACATTTAACATATTGACAAGTACTGTATGTTAGCTTATCATCTAACATATTACAGACCCTGACACACATTTTTATGAGCTAGTTAACATGATTCACTTCACAAGGGggtggtcataatgttttggcacattggggtgtgtgtttgtatgtacgtatgtatgtatgtatataaaatatgaaACAATGTGATCAAATACAGATTCTGTACTGAAAGGCAGTTGTTCCGGTTATAAAAAGCCAACATATTTACCCTGTTGTAATTTTGAACTGATAGAAGTGGACATGACTAAAATGCTCAAATTTGTATAACTTTTAGATAGTACACTGTTGTCAAATATCTTTAATCAGCTTAACAGCATAGATTCTTAGGGTGACTAAATATAGTTCTGACACTATGTAGCAGCCAATAAAGTAACAGCTACCAATAATGCACTAACATAGCAATAACATGATGTCTCCATTCTTAATGTAATACAAGTTAATAATGTAACAACTGGCCagtaatattttacattttcatttaataatGAAACTTATTATGTTATCGGCAAAAAGTTATTACGTTGCTGGCCGATTATGAAATTAACGAGCTGTATTACATTAAGAATGGAAAAAGTATTACATTATTGACTGCTACACATGATTTTGGTGAATTACTAGACAGTGTAGCTATAGCTGAATATAAAGATAGTAATACAGTTGATGTAAAGGTTAACAGGATACTTAAGTTCAGTTCTCACAATTCTGCTCTCTAAAAAAAGGGACTACTTACTACTAATGAAGAATGTCCGTTGAATTTCATCACCACAGTAGACAATATGTGCACATTCGTGGCTCTTACTCATGCACTTTTCATCCAGACTGAATCTTTAGTTACACCGTTGTGAATTCAGTAGGAGATAAGAACAGTGAGGCTTTCT
Protein-coding sequences here:
- the LOC125749688 gene encoding sulfotransferase 2B1-like isoform X2, with protein sequence MQEILPLLLNGGDLTPVKTIPNWDRVPWLEETRAALVLKNQTLPRTMVSHLPYNLMPRTFFTSKAKVIYVTRNPKDVAVSSFYFHKMASFLDDPGTFDEFLDKFLSGQVMFGKWTDHVKSWRNTDLGDRILYINYEDLVKDLTGALVKMSQFLGREHTPEILQKVAMHCSFSSMKNNIMSNYSLVPQDIMNSSKSSFMRKGIAGDWKNHFSPEQDGKFTTILKEEMKGTSFKLD
- the LOC125749688 gene encoding sulfotransferase 2B1-like isoform X1, yielding MNDDGKYLVYHGLLLPKETHNEDSLKYAAELQIRDDDIFVLTYPKSGTTWMQEILPLLLNGGDLTPVKTIPNWDRVPWLEETRAALVLKNQTLPRTMVSHLPYNLMPRTFFTSKAKVIYVTRNPKDVAVSSFYFHKMASFLDDPGTFDEFLDKFLSGQVMFGKWTDHVKSWRNTDLGDRILYINYEDLVKDLTGALVKMSQFLGREHTPEILQKVAMHCSFSSMKNNIMSNYSLVPQDIMNSSKSSFMRKGIAGDWKNHFSPEQDGKFTTILKEEMKGTSFKLD